The Myxococcales bacterium genomic sequence GAAGACCTGGATCTCGATGTGACGGGCGCGCAGGATCGCCTTCTCCAGGTAAACTGCATCGTCACCAAACGCCGCCTTGGATTCGCGCTGGGCCGCTGCCAGCGCGGCCTCGAGCTTGTCTTCGCTCGGCACGAGCCGCATGCCCCGTCCACCCCCACCCGCGGCGGCCTTCAACATCACGGGATAGCCGATGCGGGCGGCGGCCTCGAGCGCCTGTGCCGGTGTCTCGAAGCCCCGGCCGTGCGGGCCGTTGTCGCCGGGCACGACAGGCACTCCGGCCGCTTGCATGACCGCCCGCGCCGAGGTTTTGCCGCCCATCGAACGAATGGCAGCCGGCGAGGGACCGATGAAGATGATGCCGGCCTCGGCGCAGGCCTCGGCGAAGTCGGCGTTTTCGGAGAGGAAGCCGTAGCCAGGATGAATGGCATCCGCCCCCGTCTGCCGAGCGGCGGCGATGATCTTGTCGGCCCGCAGGTAGCTTTCCCGCGCCGGGGCGGGGCCAATGGGTACCGCCTCGTCCGCCTGGCCCACGAACACGGCTTGCGCGTCGGCCTCCGAGTACACGGCCACCGTGGCGATACCCATGTCGCGGCACCCGCGGATCACCCGGCAAGCAATTTCGCCGCGGTTGGCGATGAGCACCTTTTTGATCGTCTTGTGTGAGGACATGGTGGCTCCTAAAGCTTATCGCCAGATCGCAGGCGCGGCGAGGGGAGGACCGGATGAGCGACGCCGCGCCTTTTGTTTAGATGGCCGAGATCCAGAGACCTGTGCTCAAATGGTGGGGACGGTCCCCTTGTCTCGGGGGCCGGCGGGAGTTCGGCGTGATGGATGCAACTCAAGTTCTCGAGCGTCTCCAAGCGAAAGCCAAACCAAGCGTCGCGAAGACCTACCGGCGCCATGGCGTGTTCGAGCCCTGCTTCGGCGTGAGCTACGCCGACCTTGCGGCGCTCGTGAAAACCCTGGGCGTCGACCACGCCCTCGCGCGGCAGCTGTGGGCCTCGGGCAACCACGATGCGCGCGTGCTGGCCACCAAGCTGGCCGATCCGGGAGAGATGGATGCCGGTGAGCTCGAAACCTGGGTGTTGGCCGCGGGCAACTCCCTCATCACGGACGCGCTGGCGGGACTTGCGGCCCGCATGCTGGCCGCCAAACCGCTGGCTTTGGCCTGGATCGATGATCCGGGTGAGTGGGTGTCGTCGGTGGGCTGGGGGGTGTTGAGTTTGCTGGCGTTCGAGGGGCGCCTGCGCGCTCCCGAAGCGTCGTCCCTGCTCGCGCGGGTGCGCAAGGGCATCGGGGGAGCGCCCAACCGCACCCGTCACGCCATGAACATGGCCCTCATCGCCATCGGGGGGACCATGGACGGGCTGCGAGACGAGGCCCTCAAGGTGGCGCGGGACGTTTCGCCGGTGCGTGTGGACCACGGGCACACCGGCTGTGCGACCCCCGACGCCGAGCCCTACATCCTGCGTATGGCGGCTCGGGCGCGCCCCGCGCGACCCACCGGACCCAATAAGGCGGCAAAAAAGGCCTCCAAGCGGGGGGCGAAAAAAGCCCGCAAGCCGGCGGCGAAGAAAGCGCCCAAGCCCGCGCGGGGCAGGTAGGCGCCTGGCGGGGGGGACCTCCGCCTCCCGGCGGATGCCGCCGGTTTACAACCCGGAAGGCTGCCCGTCGCCCCGGAACTCGGCGGCGGCCTCGAGTCCTGCGTCCGTCCTGACGACCACGTTCACCTTCGTGAGGTGGTCTCGGCTTTGGGTCGTGTGCCCGCGCCGCTCCAGATTGCGTACCACGTCGCTTGGAACCTGCGGCTCGTAGACCAAGGTGCCAGGCATCCACTGATGGTGAATCCGAGGTGAGGCCGACGCTGCCTGGGCGTCCATCCCGAAGTCGAGCACGTTCAGCAGCACCTGGAGCGTGCCGCTGATGATCGTGGGCCCACCGGCGCCGCCCACGGCCATCCGCACACCGCGGTCGTCGAACACCAGGGTGGGTGACATGGACGACAGGGGCCGTTTGCGCGGGGCCACGGCGTTCTTCTCCGTCCCGAGAAGCCGGAAGGCATTCTCCACACCGGGCTTGATCGCGAAGTCGTCCATCTCGTTGTTGAGCACCACGCCGAAGCGGTCGGTGACGATGTGCGAACCGAACCACAGGTTAATCGTGGTGGTCAACGCCACGGCGTTCCCCTCGTCGTCGATGACCGAAAGGTGCGCCGTGCCGCCATCGTCGGCTGCGCGCGGATCATCGCCTGGCATCCCGTAGGCGTCTGCGGCAAGCACGCCGTCGGGTTTGAACCGCTTGGCCAGCTGCAGGTGGTAGGCAGGTGAGAGCAGCTTGTCGAGGGGCACCTCGACGAAGTCGGTATCACCCAGGTGCCGGGCCCGATCGGCGAAGCCGTGTTTGAGCGCCTCGGCCACGGCGTGCAAGTACGCCGACGAGCCGGCCTCGAGTCGTTTCGGGTCGGGCAAAACGTGCGCGAGGATGCCCAGCGCCGTGGCAATGACGATGCCACCAGACGAGGGCGGCGGCATGGTGACCACGCGGTGGCCGCGGTAGTTCACCTCGAGGGGCTCGCGCGCCGTGACGTCGTAGGTCTTCAGATCCTCGAGGGTCATCACCCCCTGCGCCTGCTGAACGGCGTTCACGATGTCTTCGGCAATGGGACCCTCGTAAAAGGCGCGGGGGCCCTGCTGGGCAAGCACCCCAAGCGTACGGCCCAGCGTGGGACGGCGAAGGACGTCGCCGGGTTTGACGTCCGCGGCCTTGCCCTTGAAGGCGAAGACCTTCGTGATCATCGGATCGTCCTTCATGACCTGGCTCACCATCCATGCGACCTGCGGTGTTGCAGGGACGCCGCGGGCCAGACGCTCGGCGGGTGCCACGCAGCGGGAGAAGGGCAGTTTGCCCCAGCGTGCGACCATGTCGGCCAAGCCCTTCACCTCGCCCGGCACGGCCACGGCCAGGCCGTGTTGTCGCGAGAGCGCGGGATCCGGCTTGCCGTCGCGGTAGAAGAGCTGCGGCGAGACGCGGGCGGGGGCGCGCTCGCGGAAATCCAACACGTGAACTTGCTTCGGCTTGGCGAGATAAACCAGCGCGAAGCCACCGCCACCGATGCCCGAGCCGTGAGGGTTCACCACGCCGAGGGCCAAGGCCGTGGCGCACGCGGCGTCGATCGCGTTGCCGCCCCCGCGCAGGAGGGCTGTGCCCGCCTGCGAGGCAGCGGGGTGATCCGAGGCGACGGCGCCCTGCTTGGCCCGCAAAGGTGCGGGTGTGGCACCCCACGCCCGCGTGCCTGCACCTACGATGACCAGCAGCCCGAAGAGGCGTGCGCCAAGGCCAGTGCCCCGCTTCGCTTCGCGTACATGCCTCATGTGCGTTCGATCCCGTCGTGTGCGGTTGCCCTCACCGTTTTCACGACGCCCGAGCGGCTGCGCGGTTTCCGTCGTGCGAGGCGCGGCGTAGTATTGTTGAACCGCCATGCCCTTGGGCGTATAC encodes the following:
- the ggt gene encoding gamma-glutamyltransferase, whose amino-acid sequence is MNRFAERFSLTRAPGPWYTPKGMAVQQYYAAPRTTETAQPLGRRENGEGNRTRRDRTHMRHVREAKRGTGLGARLFGLLVIVGAGTRAWGATPAPLRAKQGAVASDHPAASQAGTALLRGGGNAIDAACATALALGVVNPHGSGIGGGGFALVYLAKPKQVHVLDFRERAPARVSPQLFYRDGKPDPALSRQHGLAVAVPGEVKGLADMVARWGKLPFSRCVAPAERLARGVPATPQVAWMVSQVMKDDPMITKVFAFKGKAADVKPGDVLRRPTLGRTLGVLAQQGPRAFYEGPIAEDIVNAVQQAQGVMTLEDLKTYDVTAREPLEVNYRGHRVVTMPPPSSGGIVIATALGILAHVLPDPKRLEAGSSAYLHAVAEALKHGFADRARHLGDTDFVEVPLDKLLSPAYHLQLAKRFKPDGVLAADAYGMPGDDPRAADDGGTAHLSVIDDEGNAVALTTTINLWFGSHIVTDRFGVVLNNEMDDFAIKPGVENAFRLLGTEKNAVAPRKRPLSSMSPTLVFDDRGVRMAVGGAGGPTIISGTLQVLLNVLDFGMDAQAASASPRIHHQWMPGTLVYEPQVPSDVVRNLERRGHTTQSRDHLTKVNVVVRTDAGLEAAAEFRGDGQPSGL
- a CDS encoding DNA alkylation repair protein, encoding MDATQVLERLQAKAKPSVAKTYRRHGVFEPCFGVSYADLAALVKTLGVDHALARQLWASGNHDARVLATKLADPGEMDAGELETWVLAAGNSLITDALAGLAARMLAAKPLALAWIDDPGEWVSSVGWGVLSLLAFEGRLRAPEASSLLARVRKGIGGAPNRTRHAMNMALIAIGGTMDGLRDEALKVARDVSPVRVDHGHTGCATPDAEPYILRMAARARPARPTGPNKAAKKASKRGAKKARKPAAKKAPKPARGR